One Stenotrophomonas oahuensis genomic region harbors:
- a CDS encoding LysR family transcriptional regulator, translated as MRLTLRQWQVVVAVADAGTTTAAGQALGLSQSAVSAALNELEHQLPDRLFDRVGRRLLLNAHGRALLDPARALLLAASTLEQSAEARPLQLRIAASTTIGNYLLPARIAALQALQPRTRVDLHIGNSAEVVEQVQRLEVDVGLIEGPCHASGLQVQPWQRDELVIVATASAPVRMTTDALRSARWLLREPGSGTREAVEQGLLPHLHHFADSMQLGSTEAIKQAAAAGLGLACLSRHAVADLLALGRLQVVQTGLPALSRQLWRVQHPHRSLPAALDTLLR; from the coding sequence TTGCGTCTGACATTGCGGCAATGGCAGGTAGTAGTGGCCGTCGCCGATGCCGGCACCACCACCGCCGCAGGGCAGGCGCTCGGTCTGTCCCAGTCGGCGGTGAGCGCGGCCCTGAACGAACTGGAACACCAGTTGCCCGACCGGCTGTTCGACCGGGTCGGTCGCCGCCTGCTGCTCAACGCGCACGGGCGGGCGCTGCTGGATCCGGCGCGTGCCCTGCTGCTGGCGGCGTCCACGCTGGAACAGAGCGCTGAAGCCCGCCCCCTCCAGCTGCGCATCGCCGCCAGTACCACCATCGGCAATTACCTGTTGCCCGCGCGGATCGCAGCGCTGCAGGCGCTTCAGCCCCGGACCCGGGTGGACCTGCATATTGGCAACAGTGCCGAGGTGGTCGAGCAGGTGCAGCGGCTGGAGGTGGATGTCGGCCTGATTGAAGGCCCGTGCCATGCCAGCGGGCTGCAGGTGCAGCCCTGGCAACGCGACGAACTGGTGATCGTGGCGACCGCTTCAGCGCCGGTCCGGATGACAACGGACGCCCTGCGCAGCGCCCGCTGGCTGCTGCGCGAACCCGGCTCCGGGACGCGCGAGGCGGTGGAGCAGGGCCTGTTGCCGCACCTGCATCACTTTGCCGACAGCATGCAGCTGGGTAGCACCGAGGCGATCAAGCAGGCGGCGGCCGCCGGCCTGGGCCTGGCCTGCCTGTCGCGGCATGCGGTGGCCGACCTGCTGGCTTTGGGGCGGCTGCAGGTGGTGCAGACCGGGCTGCCAGCGCTGTCGCGGCAGCTCTGGAGGGTGCAGCATCCGCACCGCTCGTTGCCGGCGGCGCTGGACACCCTGCTGCGCTAG
- a CDS encoding efflux RND transporter periplasmic adaptor subunit, giving the protein MSRLSFLPGRTGTCAAALLITTTLLLSGCGAGGPADAQAAEGKDPKAEKAPDAVPVEAVAASRRAVAASYTGTAALEARAESQVVAKTSGVALAVLVEEGQQVRAGQPLVRLDPDRARLAVAQSEAQMRKLENNYQRAQKLIGQQMVSAADVDQIRFDLENARAQYRLATLELSYTTVVAPISGVIASRSIKTGNFVQINTPIFRIVDNSRLEATLNVPERELATLRPGQPVTLVADALPGRSFPGTVDRIAPVVDAGSGTFRVVSGFGEDAAGLQPGMFGRIRIDYDQRADALVVPRLALLDDGDPAVFRVRDGKVARVPVKVGYAEGPWVEIREGLAVGDKVVTAGKVALRDGTAVQVIGEKPAATVAKAAPKKAENRQ; this is encoded by the coding sequence ATGTCGCGACTTTCTTTCCTGCCCGGCCGCACCGGAACCTGCGCCGCCGCGCTGCTGATCACCACCACCTTGTTGCTGAGCGGCTGCGGAGCCGGCGGCCCTGCGGACGCCCAGGCGGCCGAAGGCAAGGACCCCAAGGCAGAGAAGGCCCCCGATGCGGTGCCGGTCGAGGCGGTGGCCGCCAGCCGCCGCGCGGTTGCGGCCAGCTACACCGGCACCGCCGCGCTGGAAGCGCGCGCTGAGTCGCAGGTGGTGGCCAAGACCTCCGGTGTGGCGCTGGCGGTGCTGGTCGAGGAAGGTCAGCAGGTCCGCGCCGGCCAGCCGCTGGTGCGCCTGGACCCGGACCGCGCACGCCTCGCGGTTGCGCAGAGCGAAGCGCAGATGCGCAAGCTGGAGAACAACTACCAGCGTGCCCAGAAGCTGATCGGCCAGCAGATGGTCAGCGCCGCCGACGTCGACCAGATCCGCTTCGACCTGGAAAACGCGCGCGCCCAGTACCGCCTCGCGACGCTGGAGCTGTCCTACACCACGGTGGTGGCCCCGATCTCCGGAGTGATCGCCTCGCGCTCGATCAAGACCGGCAACTTCGTGCAGATCAACACGCCGATCTTCCGCATCGTCGACAACTCGCGCCTGGAAGCCACGCTCAACGTGCCCGAGCGCGAACTGGCCACGCTGCGCCCCGGCCAGCCGGTGACCCTGGTTGCCGACGCGCTGCCGGGCAGATCATTCCCCGGCACCGTGGACCGTATCGCACCGGTGGTAGACGCCGGCAGCGGCACCTTCCGCGTGGTCAGCGGCTTCGGGGAAGACGCCGCCGGTCTGCAGCCGGGCATGTTCGGCCGCATCCGCATCGACTACGACCAGCGTGCCGACGCGCTGGTGGTGCCGCGCCTTGCGCTGCTCGACGACGGCGACCCGGCCGTGTTCCGGGTGCGCGACGGCAAGGTCGCGCGCGTGCCGGTGAAGGTCGGCTACGCCGAAGGCCCGTGGGTGGAAATCCGCGAAGGCCTGGCGGTCGGCGACAAGGTCGTCACCGCCGGCAAGGTGGCCCTGCGTGACGGCACTGCGGTGCAAGTGATCGGCGAGAAGCCGGCCGCCACCGTGGCCAAGGCCGCGCCGAAGAAGGCGGAGAACCGTCAATGA
- a CDS encoding YeiH family protein, whose product MNASTLPATPSLRQRWVTRVPGLALTAAVAVVALVLGDQPALQAHGLSALTLAIALGIGLGNTLYPRLAVHAGAGVGFSKQWLLRAGIVLYGLRLTFQDIGQVGIAGLLIDGVMVASTLLLGGWAGTRLFGLERTSALLIGAGSAICGAAAVMAAEPVLRARAEQVTVAVSTVVVFGTLAMLAYPLLYQLNLSHALLPVSEHAYGVFAGSTIHEVAQVVAAGGAVSPAAADTAVITKMVRVMLLAPALVVVSLLLARTRAGTPDAPRARIVVPWFAFGFVAVAAFNSLQWLPAGLVQTLVQLDTLLLAMAMAALGLTTHVSALRQAGLKPLLLALLLFGWLLLGGLGVNLGVQGLLA is encoded by the coding sequence GTGAACGCCTCAACCCTTCCTGCGACCCCATCTCTACGCCAGCGCTGGGTGACTCGCGTGCCAGGTCTGGCCCTGACCGCCGCCGTGGCGGTCGTGGCGCTGGTACTGGGCGACCAGCCGGCACTCCAGGCCCACGGCCTGAGCGCCCTGACCCTGGCCATCGCGCTGGGTATCGGCCTGGGCAATACGCTGTATCCGCGTCTGGCCGTCCACGCCGGAGCCGGCGTGGGCTTTTCCAAGCAGTGGCTGCTGCGCGCGGGCATCGTGCTGTATGGGCTGCGCCTGACTTTCCAGGACATCGGCCAGGTCGGCATCGCGGGCCTGCTGATTGACGGGGTGATGGTGGCCAGCACGCTGCTGCTGGGCGGTTGGGCCGGCACCCGGCTGTTCGGGTTGGAGCGCACCAGCGCGCTGCTGATCGGGGCTGGCAGCGCGATCTGCGGCGCAGCAGCCGTGATGGCAGCCGAGCCGGTGCTGCGGGCGCGCGCCGAGCAGGTGACGGTGGCGGTGTCCACCGTGGTGGTGTTCGGCACGCTGGCGATGCTGGCCTACCCGCTGCTGTATCAGCTCAACCTCAGCCATGCCCTGCTGCCGGTCAGCGAGCACGCCTACGGGGTGTTTGCCGGCTCGACGATTCACGAGGTGGCGCAGGTGGTTGCCGCCGGTGGCGCGGTCAGCCCGGCTGCGGCCGACACCGCCGTGATCACCAAGATGGTGCGGGTGATGCTGCTGGCCCCGGCGCTGGTGGTGGTGTCGTTGCTGCTGGCCCGGACCCGGGCAGGCACGCCGGACGCGCCGCGCGCGCGGATCGTGGTGCCGTGGTTCGCGTTCGGCTTCGTTGCGGTGGCAGCATTCAACTCGCTGCAGTGGCTGCCGGCTGGGCTGGTGCAGACACTGGTGCAACTGGACACGCTGCTGCTGGCGATGGCGATGGCCGCGCTGGGTCTGACCACGCATGTTTCGGCGCTGCGCCAGGCCGGGCTCAAGCCATTGCTGCTGGCGCTGCTGTTGTTTGGCTGGCTGCTGCTGGGCGGGCTGGGCGTGAACCTGGGGGTGCAAGGGTTGTTGGCCTGA
- a CDS encoding c-type cytochrome: MTKAAPFKRHAIALSVALLMAACSQSQVENSTDSAADPGHASGEHGSSSSAGLPAGRIAAGEARAQVKGKATNQSCIDCHGADGNNPIDPTYPKLGGQYGDYLAHALQAYRAGDREHALMTPQAKDLSDQDIADLAAYFGSRPSQLRDLHGLK, translated from the coding sequence ATGACGAAAGCCGCGCCCTTCAAGCGTCACGCCATCGCTCTGTCCGTTGCCCTGCTGATGGCTGCCTGTTCGCAGTCGCAGGTTGAAAACAGCACAGATTCCGCCGCCGACCCTGGCCATGCCAGTGGCGAACACGGCTCCAGCTCGTCCGCCGGCCTGCCTGCCGGCCGTATTGCCGCCGGTGAGGCGCGTGCCCAGGTCAAGGGCAAGGCGACCAACCAGAGCTGCATCGACTGCCACGGAGCCGACGGCAACAACCCGATCGACCCGACCTACCCGAAGCTGGGTGGGCAGTACGGGGATTATCTGGCGCATGCGTTGCAGGCCTACCGGGCCGGTGATCGCGAGCATGCGCTGATGACGCCGCAGGCCAAGGATCTGAGCGATCAGGATATTGCGGACCTGGCCGCGTATTTCGGTTCGCGGCCGAGCCAGCTGCGGGATCTGCACGGGTTGAAATGA
- a CDS encoding ATP-binding cassette domain-containing protein, giving the protein MPLITLQNVDFSVGGPLLLEKAELSIEPGERIALIGRNGAGKSTLLKLLSGDHKPDDGEVRVQQGVRVTRLEQEVPHGAAGSVFDVVADGLGELGQWLAEFHHLSHAEVFDGDALGAVQAKIDAANGWGLDQRVEETLTKLELDGEAEFGRLSGGMKRRVLLARALVSAPDLLLLDEPTNHLDIEAIDWLEAFLKSWSGSVVFVTHDRRFLRALATRIVEIDRGQVTSWPGDWANYERRREERLNAQAQENARFDKLLAQEEVWIRQGIKARRTRDEGRVRRLKAMRNERSQRREMSGNVRMEAAQAENSGKKVIDVKDISFAFGERCMVKDFSTTILRGDRIGLIGPNGSGKTTLLKLLLGDLAPDSGEVVAGTNLQIAYFDQYRAVLREDWTAIENVAEGRDFLEFNGKRKHVHAYLQDFLFTPERARAPITRLSGGERNRLLLAKLFAQPSNLLVMDEPTNDLDVETLELLEELLADYTGTLLLVSHDRDFLDNVVTSTMVMEGEGVVGEYVGGYSDWQRYAAQRAAQAVAPVAAKPTTPVPAAAVAAPATPAKRKLSFKDQRELEQLPAKIEQLEKDVEGLTAAMNDPAFYQRSAPDMAAHTQKLTAVQNELDAAYKRWEELDS; this is encoded by the coding sequence ATGCCTCTGATTACTCTGCAGAACGTCGACTTCAGCGTCGGCGGCCCGTTGTTGCTGGAAAAAGCCGAATTGTCGATCGAGCCGGGCGAACGCATCGCCCTGATCGGTCGCAACGGTGCCGGCAAATCCACCCTGCTCAAACTGCTGTCCGGGGACCACAAGCCCGATGATGGCGAAGTCCGCGTGCAGCAGGGGGTGCGGGTCACCCGGCTGGAACAAGAAGTGCCACACGGTGCCGCCGGCAGCGTGTTCGATGTGGTGGCCGATGGTCTCGGCGAACTGGGCCAGTGGCTGGCCGAGTTCCATCACCTCAGCCATGCCGAGGTGTTCGACGGTGACGCGCTGGGCGCGGTGCAGGCCAAGATCGATGCCGCCAATGGTTGGGGCCTGGACCAGCGGGTCGAAGAAACCCTGACCAAGCTGGAACTGGATGGCGAGGCCGAATTCGGTCGGCTTTCAGGCGGCATGAAGCGTCGCGTGCTGCTGGCACGCGCGCTGGTGTCCGCGCCCGACCTGCTGCTGCTGGACGAACCGACCAACCACTTGGACATCGAAGCCATCGACTGGCTCGAAGCCTTCCTGAAGAGCTGGAGCGGCAGCGTGGTGTTCGTCACCCACGACCGTCGCTTCCTGCGCGCGCTGGCCACCCGCATCGTTGAGATCGACCGTGGCCAGGTCACCAGCTGGCCGGGCGACTGGGCCAACTATGAGCGTCGCCGCGAAGAACGGCTCAACGCGCAGGCGCAGGAGAATGCGCGCTTCGACAAGCTGCTGGCACAGGAAGAAGTGTGGATCCGCCAGGGCATCAAGGCCCGCCGCACCCGTGACGAAGGTCGCGTGCGCCGACTGAAGGCGATGCGCAACGAGCGTTCGCAGCGCCGCGAGATGAGCGGCAACGTCAGGATGGAAGCGGCGCAGGCCGAGAACTCCGGCAAGAAGGTGATCGACGTCAAGGACATCTCGTTTGCCTTCGGCGAGCGCTGCATGGTCAAGGACTTCAGCACCACCATCCTGCGCGGCGACCGCATTGGCCTGATCGGCCCCAACGGCAGCGGCAAGACCACCCTGCTCAAACTGCTGCTGGGCGACCTCGCTCCGGATAGTGGCGAAGTGGTGGCCGGCACCAACCTCCAGATCGCCTATTTCGACCAGTACCGTGCGGTGCTGCGCGAAGACTGGACCGCGATTGAAAACGTGGCTGAAGGCCGCGATTTCCTCGAGTTCAACGGCAAGCGCAAGCATGTGCATGCCTACCTGCAGGACTTCCTGTTCACCCCCGAGCGCGCGCGTGCGCCGATCACCCGTCTGAGCGGCGGCGAGCGCAACCGGCTGCTGCTGGCCAAGCTGTTCGCGCAGCCATCCAACCTGCTGGTGATGGACGAACCGACCAACGACCTGGACGTGGAAACGCTGGAGCTGCTGGAAGAGCTGCTGGCCGATTACACCGGCACGCTGCTGCTGGTCAGCCACGACCGTGACTTCCTCGACAACGTGGTGACCTCCACCATGGTGATGGAAGGCGAGGGTGTGGTGGGTGAGTACGTGGGCGGTTACAGCGACTGGCAGCGTTATGCCGCGCAACGCGCCGCGCAGGCGGTTGCCCCGGTGGCGGCCAAGCCGACCACGCCGGTACCGGCTGCCGCCGTCGCCGCGCCGGCAACGCCGGCCAAGCGCAAGCTCAGCTTCAAGGACCAGCGCGAGCTGGAACAGCTGCCGGCGAAGATCGAGCAGCTGGAAAAGGACGTGGAAGGGTTGACCGCCGCCATGAACGACCCCGCGTTCTACCAGCGCAGCGCGCCGGACATGGCCGCGCACACGCAGAAGCTGACCGCCGTGCAGAACGAGCTGGATGCCGCGTACAAGCGCTGGGAAGAACTGGATAGCTGA
- the dbpA gene encoding ATP-dependent RNA helicase DbpA, whose amino-acid sequence MNEFSELPLSASLAAGIDALGYTRMTPVQAQSLPAILERRDVIAQAPTGSGKTAAFGLGLLQKLDPAVIRAQALVLCPTRELADQVGKQIRKLATGIPNLKLVVLTGGMPLGPQLASLEAHDPHVVVGTPGRIQELGRKRALKLGGVTTLVLDEADRMLDMGFEEPIREIAGRTSKDRQTLLFSATFPDEIRQIARDLLRDPQEVTVEGADHAPAIRHLFCEVDLSSKQKALAGLLLKYTPESAVVFCNTRRDVDEVANSLQQFGFSALALHGEMEQRDRDEVLVRFANRSCNVLVASDVAARGLDVQDLAAVINYELPTDIETYQHRVGRTGRAGATGLAISLVTGRERNRADALEAAQGSPLDWQKTPLATARPAVLPQAAMQTLRIDGGKTDKLRPGDILGALTGEAGLSAKVIGKIDIYPTRSYVAIAREHVGKAIARLEAGKIKGRRFRVRKM is encoded by the coding sequence ATGAACGAATTCTCCGAACTGCCCCTGTCGGCCTCGCTGGCAGCGGGCATCGACGCGCTGGGCTATACCCGCATGACGCCCGTGCAGGCGCAAAGCCTGCCGGCCATTCTCGAGCGCCGCGACGTCATCGCGCAGGCTCCCACCGGCAGCGGCAAGACGGCTGCCTTCGGGCTGGGCCTGCTGCAGAAGCTGGATCCGGCGGTGATCCGCGCGCAGGCGCTGGTGCTGTGCCCCACGCGTGAACTGGCCGACCAGGTCGGCAAGCAGATCCGCAAACTGGCCACCGGCATTCCCAACCTCAAACTGGTGGTCCTCACCGGCGGCATGCCGCTGGGCCCGCAGCTGGCGTCGTTGGAAGCGCATGACCCGCACGTGGTAGTGGGCACCCCGGGCCGCATCCAGGAACTGGGCCGCAAGCGCGCGCTGAAGCTGGGCGGGGTCACCACGCTGGTGCTGGACGAAGCCGACCGCATGCTGGACATGGGCTTTGAAGAGCCTATCCGCGAGATCGCCGGGCGTACCAGCAAGGACCGCCAGACCCTGCTGTTCTCGGCCACCTTCCCCGACGAGATCCGCCAGATCGCGCGCGACCTGCTGCGCGACCCGCAGGAAGTCACCGTGGAAGGCGCAGACCACGCGCCGGCGATCCGCCACCTGTTCTGCGAAGTCGACCTGAGCAGCAAGCAGAAGGCGCTGGCCGGGCTGCTGCTGAAGTACACCCCGGAATCCGCAGTGGTGTTCTGCAATACCCGCCGTGACGTGGACGAAGTGGCCAACTCGCTGCAGCAGTTCGGGTTCTCTGCCCTGGCGCTGCATGGCGAGATGGAACAGCGCGACCGTGATGAAGTGCTGGTGCGCTTTGCCAACCGCAGCTGCAACGTGCTGGTGGCCAGCGACGTGGCCGCACGCGGCCTGGACGTGCAGGACCTGGCCGCGGTGATCAACTACGAGTTGCCCACCGATATTGAAACCTACCAGCACCGCGTCGGCCGTACCGGTCGCGCCGGTGCCACCGGTCTGGCGATCAGCCTGGTGACCGGGCGTGAGCGTAACCGCGCCGATGCGCTGGAAGCGGCGCAGGGTTCACCGCTCGACTGGCAGAAAACACCGTTGGCCACCGCGCGCCCGGCGGTGCTGCCGCAGGCAGCGATGCAGACATTGCGCATTGACGGCGGCAAGACCGACAAGCTGCGTCCGGGCGACATCCTGGGCGCGCTGACCGGCGAGGCCGGGTTGTCGGCCAAGGTGATCGGCAAGATCGATATCTATCCCACCCGTTCGTACGTGGCGATTGCGCGCGAACACGTCGGCAAAGCAATTGCGCGCCTGGAAGCCGGCAAGATCAAGGGCCGCCGGTTCCGCGTACGCAAGATGTGA
- a CDS encoding efflux RND transporter permease subunit produces the protein MSSPGHDHGSEPHPADDGRGTGGGLVEFATRRRVTIFMCMLTLVLFGLIALGNLKVNLLPDLSYPTLTVRTEYTGAAPTEIETLITEPVEEAVGVVKNLRKLKSVSRTGQSDVVLEFAWGTNMDQASLEVRDKMEALNLPLEAKAPVLLRFNPSTEPIMRLVIASKADPATDADAVRQLTALRRYADEDLKKKLEPVAGVAAVKVGGGLEDEIQVDIDQQKLAQLNLPIDNVIKRLKEENINISGGRLEEGSQRFLVRTVNQFADLEDIRNLLVTTQSSTGSAADAAMQQMFAIAASTGSDAAIAAASAAQSASSSSSTNIANGVPVRLKDVATVRQGFKEREAIIRLGGREAVELAIYKEGDANTVATAAALRTRLEQIKSQIPGDAELTTIEDQSRFIEHAISDVKKDAVIGGLLAILIIFLFLRDGWSTFVISLSLPVSIITTFFFMGQLGLSLNVMSLGGLALATGLVVDDSIVVLESIAKARERGLGILQAAITGTREVSMAVVASTLTTIAVFLPLVFVDGIAGQLFRDQALTVAIAIAISLLVAMTLIPMLSSLKGRPPLAFPEEAPHGTWQPQSRWLKPVAGSRRGLGALVRWSVFGVAWVIVKLWRGLTAVVGPVMRKASDVAMKPYAGAERGYLKLLPSALAHPGKVLGLAALAFVATLAMVPMLGADLIPQLAQDRFEMTAKLPAGTPLKQTDALVRELQLAHAKDDSIASLYGVSGSGTRLDANPTESGENIGKLTVVMAGGGSAKTEAEITERLRASMQGHPGVQVDFARPALFSFSTPLEVELRGQDMATLERAGQALAAMLRNNPHYADVKSTVEEGFPEIQIRFDQERAGALGLTTRQIADVVVKKVRGDVATRYSFRDRKIDVLVRAQEGDRASVESIRRLIVNPGSARPVTLDAVAEVVATNGPSEIHRADQTRVAVVSANLRDIDLGGAVREVQAMVAEQPLGAGVGMHIGGQGEELAESARSLIFAFGLAIFLVYLVMASQFESLLHPFVILFTIPLALVGAILALMLTGKPISVVVFIGLILLVGLVTKNAIILIDKVNQLREAGVAKHEALVEGARSRLRPIIMTTLCTLFGFLPLAVAMGEGAEVRAPMAITVIGGLLVSTLLTLLVIPVVYDLLDRRGDAYYRERGRQHAHAAEGPISGGNAQEPA, from the coding sequence ATGAGTTCGCCCGGGCATGACCACGGCAGTGAACCGCACCCGGCCGATGATGGCCGGGGCACCGGCGGCGGCCTGGTGGAATTCGCCACCCGTCGCCGCGTCACCATCTTCATGTGCATGCTCACCCTGGTGCTGTTCGGCCTGATCGCGCTGGGCAACCTCAAGGTCAACCTGCTGCCGGACCTGAGCTATCCGACCCTGACGGTGCGCACCGAGTACACCGGTGCCGCCCCGACCGAAATTGAAACCCTGATCACCGAACCGGTTGAAGAAGCCGTGGGCGTGGTCAAGAACCTGCGCAAGCTGAAGTCGGTCTCGCGTACCGGCCAGAGTGACGTGGTGCTGGAGTTTGCCTGGGGCACCAACATGGACCAGGCCAGCCTGGAGGTGCGCGACAAGATGGAAGCGCTGAACCTGCCACTGGAGGCCAAGGCCCCGGTGCTGCTGCGCTTCAATCCGTCCACCGAGCCGATCATGCGCCTGGTGATCGCATCCAAGGCCGACCCGGCCACGGATGCCGACGCGGTGCGTCAGCTGACCGCGCTGCGCCGTTATGCCGACGAAGACCTGAAGAAGAAGCTGGAACCCGTGGCCGGCGTGGCGGCAGTGAAGGTGGGCGGTGGTCTGGAAGACGAGATCCAGGTCGACATCGACCAGCAGAAGCTGGCCCAGCTCAACCTGCCGATCGACAACGTGATCAAGCGGCTCAAGGAAGAGAACATCAACATCTCCGGCGGCCGCCTGGAAGAGGGCTCGCAGCGCTTCCTGGTGCGCACGGTGAACCAGTTCGCCGACCTGGAAGACATCCGCAACCTGCTGGTAACCACCCAGAGCAGCACCGGCAGCGCCGCCGACGCGGCCATGCAGCAGATGTTCGCAATTGCCGCGTCCACCGGTTCGGACGCGGCCATCGCCGCGGCCTCGGCCGCACAGAGCGCGTCCAGCAGCAGTTCCACCAACATCGCCAATGGCGTGCCGGTGCGGCTGAAGGACGTCGCCACGGTGCGCCAGGGCTTCAAGGAACGCGAAGCGATCATCCGCCTGGGCGGACGTGAAGCGGTCGAACTGGCGATCTACAAGGAAGGCGATGCCAACACCGTGGCTACCGCCGCCGCGCTGCGCACGCGCCTGGAACAGATCAAGTCGCAGATTCCCGGCGATGCCGAACTGACCACGATTGAAGACCAGTCGCGCTTCATTGAACACGCGATCAGCGACGTCAAGAAGGACGCGGTGATCGGCGGCCTGCTCGCGATCCTGATCATCTTCCTGTTCCTGCGTGATGGCTGGAGCACGTTCGTGATCAGCCTGTCGCTGCCGGTATCGATCATCACCACGTTCTTCTTCATGGGCCAGCTGGGGCTTAGCTTGAACGTGATGTCGCTGGGCGGCCTGGCGCTGGCCACCGGCCTGGTGGTGGATGATTCCATCGTGGTGCTGGAAAGCATCGCCAAGGCGCGTGAGCGTGGCCTGGGCATTCTGCAGGCGGCCATCACCGGCACCCGCGAAGTGAGCATGGCGGTGGTGGCCTCCACCCTGACCACCATCGCGGTGTTCCTGCCGCTGGTGTTCGTGGACGGGATCGCAGGCCAGCTGTTCCGCGACCAGGCCCTGACCGTGGCGATTGCGATTGCGATCTCGCTGCTGGTGGCGATGACCCTGATTCCGATGCTGAGCTCGCTGAAGGGCCGCCCGCCGCTGGCGTTCCCGGAAGAAGCCCCGCACGGCACCTGGCAACCGCAGAGCCGCTGGCTGAAGCCGGTGGCCGGCAGCCGCCGTGGCCTGGGCGCGCTGGTGCGCTGGAGTGTGTTCGGCGTGGCCTGGGTGATCGTCAAGCTGTGGCGTGGCCTGACTGCCGTGGTCGGTCCGGTGATGCGCAAGGCCAGCGACGTGGCGATGAAGCCCTATGCGGGTGCAGAGCGCGGTTACCTCAAACTGCTGCCCAGTGCTCTGGCGCACCCGGGCAAGGTGTTGGGTCTGGCCGCCTTGGCCTTCGTCGCCACGCTGGCGATGGTGCCGATGCTGGGCGCGGACCTGATTCCGCAGTTGGCCCAGGACCGCTTCGAGATGACCGCGAAGCTGCCGGCCGGTACGCCGCTGAAGCAGACCGACGCGCTGGTGCGTGAGCTGCAGCTGGCGCATGCCAAGGATGACAGCATCGCGTCGCTGTATGGCGTGAGCGGCAGCGGCACCCGGCTGGATGCGAATCCCACCGAGAGCGGCGAGAACATCGGCAAGCTGACCGTGGTGATGGCCGGCGGTGGTAGTGCAAAGACCGAAGCGGAGATCACCGAACGCCTGCGTGCCTCGATGCAGGGCCACCCGGGTGTACAGGTCGACTTCGCCCGGCCGGCGTTGTTCAGCTTCTCCACGCCGCTGGAAGTGGAGCTGCGCGGCCAGGACATGGCCACGCTGGAACGCGCCGGCCAGGCCCTGGCCGCGATGCTGCGCAACAACCCGCACTACGCCGACGTCAAGTCGACGGTGGAAGAAGGCTTCCCGGAAATCCAGATCCGCTTCGACCAGGAGCGCGCCGGTGCGCTGGGCCTGACCACGCGCCAGATCGCCGACGTGGTGGTCAAGAAAGTGCGCGGCGACGTGGCCACCCGCTACAGCTTCCGCGACCGCAAGATAGATGTGCTGGTGCGGGCGCAGGAAGGTGATCGCGCCAGCGTGGAGAGCATCCGCCGCCTGATCGTCAATCCGGGCAGTGCGCGTCCGGTGACGCTGGACGCGGTGGCGGAGGTGGTCGCGACCAACGGTCCCAGCGAGATCCACCGCGCCGACCAGACCCGCGTGGCGGTGGTGTCGGCCAACCTGCGCGACATCGATCTGGGCGGTGCGGTGCGGGAAGTGCAGGCCATGGTGGCTGAGCAGCCGCTGGGTGCCGGGGTCGGCATGCATATCGGCGGGCAGGGCGAGGAGCTGGCCGAATCGGCACGCTCGCTGATCTTCGCCTTCGGCCTGGCGATCTTCCTGGTGTACCTGGTGATGGCCTCGCAGTTCGAATCACTGCTGCACCCGTTCGTCATTCTGTTCACCATTCCGCTGGCGCTGGTCGGCGCGATCCTCGCGCTGATGCTGACCGGCAAGCCGATCTCGGTGGTGGTGTTCATCGGTTTGATCCTGCTGGTGGGGCTGGTGACCAAGAACGCGATCATCCTGATCGACAAGGTCAACCAGCTGCGCGAGGCCGGCGTGGCCAAGCACGAAGCGCTGGTGGAAGGGGCGCGCTCGCGTCTGCGCCCGATCATCATGACCACGCTGTGCACGCTGTTCGGCTTCCTGCCGCTGGCGGTGGCCATGGGCGAGGGCGCGGAAGTGCGTGCGCCGATGGCGATCACGGTCATCGGTGGCCTGCTGGTGTCCACGCTGCTCACCCTGCTGGTGATTCCGGTGGTGTATGACCTGCTGGACCGTCGCGGCGATGCTTACTACCGCGAACGCGGTCGCCAGCATGCGCATGCGGCCGAAGGCCCGATCAGCGGCGGCAACGCCCAGGAGCCGGCATGA
- a CDS encoding c-type cytochrome, with translation MRPQPLAACLALAVLLPFGVAAQAAPASAVPAVPAAPAPAAAPAAPAAPSGNFDNGRTLAYTCQGCHGITGYKNAYPSYRVPKIGGQSAQYLTQALTEYRQGKRRHPTMQAQSMSFSEQEIADLAVYLSTAK, from the coding sequence ATGCGCCCGCAGCCGCTCGCCGCTTGTCTTGCTCTGGCCGTCCTCCTGCCCTTCGGGGTTGCCGCCCAGGCCGCACCTGCTTCTGCTGTTCCAGCCGTACCCGCTGCCCCGGCTCCGGCCGCCGCACCGGCCGCCCCTGCCGCTCCCTCCGGGAATTTCGACAACGGGCGCACCCTGGCCTATACCTGCCAGGGGTGCCATGGCATCACCGGCTACAAAAACGCCTACCCCAGCTACCGGGTGCCCAAGATTGGCGGGCAGTCGGCGCAGTACCTGACCCAAGCGCTGACCGAGTACCGCCAGGGCAAGCGCCGGCATCCGACGATGCAGGCGCAGTCGATGAGTTTCAGCGAACAGGAGATCGCCGATCTCGCTGTTTACCTGTCCACCGCCAAATAA